A portion of the Blautia hansenii DSM 20583 genome contains these proteins:
- the cas7i gene encoding type I-B CRISPR-associated protein Cas7/Cst2/DevR, translated as MERKGLTVTMIFLAESANYGEGIGNITTLKKMSRGTYEQYSYISRQAMRYNIIQQLEWDKTPVDGKSGVVQFAPSATIEDYPEIDLFGYMKTTSKADEQKGGATTRSAVARLSNAIALEPYQSDLEFLTNMGMAKRQNLENGIAQSEIHRSYYTYTMSIDLDRVGVDGEVEISQEEKAERVKALLEALCYLYRDIKGRRENLSPLFVIGGRYERKNPFFENRMMIKKNKINVDTLKEIIEDSGIKQFTYAGVTTGIFDNDAEIKQALSAETVGSVFKCLKEEVDAYYGEGN; from the coding sequence ATGGAAAGAAAAGGTTTAACAGTAACAATGATTTTTCTTGCGGAGAGTGCAAACTATGGTGAGGGAATAGGGAATATTACAACACTCAAAAAAATGTCAAGAGGTACCTATGAGCAGTATTCTTATATTTCCAGACAGGCAATGAGATATAATATTATCCAGCAATTAGAGTGGGATAAGACGCCTGTTGATGGGAAAAGTGGTGTTGTACAGTTTGCACCATCGGCAACTATTGAAGATTATCCGGAAATAGATTTGTTTGGATATATGAAGACAACATCCAAAGCCGATGAACAAAAGGGAGGAGCAACAACGAGGAGTGCAGTTGCAAGGCTGAGCAATGCTATTGCATTGGAACCATATCAGAGTGACTTGGAATTTTTAACAAATATGGGAATGGCAAAAAGACAGAATTTGGAAAATGGAATTGCACAAAGTGAAATTCATCGTTCTTATTATACTTATACGATGTCAATTGATCTTGACAGAGTAGGAGTGGATGGGGAAGTTGAGATTTCACAAGAAGAAAAAGCTGAAAGGGTAAAGGCTCTTTTGGAAGCTCTTTGCTATTTATATCGTGATATTAAAGGGAGAAGAGAAAATTTAAGTCCATTATTTGTTATAGGAGGAAGATACGAACGGAAAAATCCATTTTTTGAAAATAGAATGATGATTAAGAAAAATAAAATAAATGTAGACACTTTAAAAGAAATTATTGAGGACAGTGGAATTAAACAATTTACTTATGCGGGAGTAACAACAGGAATTTTTGATAATGATGCTGAGATTAAGCAGGCATTATCAGCAGAAACAGTAGGTTCAGTGTTTAAGTGTTTGAAAGAGGAAGTGGATGCGTATTATGGAGAAGGCAATTAG
- a CDS encoding sigma-70 family RNA polymerase sigma factor → MEKNGFKILLETMYELYEQGMYRVAYGVLHNKEQAEDAVQDSFEKLLKYLPEIDAPDSPKTQKLVLKIVRNTAIDQYRRNNKQNEWLSEQGKCGEETSTFIKSVEDREFLQRLLQAVPTEYREIIKLRCYYGFSAKETGNILGISEGNVNKRLERARKLIADRLEWEEEFDNETGKKVRSDNGKLGQEIEEEQFWKEEQIHDFSKDYQNKKQRLLSLAETNREKKVMFHNCVIRRILQAAAAVIIVVGISFTVYAMTKNGEAIQVEIEEGAQTIFVEVERKKECADVIAVPEYLPEGYEVWDEEKEKYSLGKYSFGGVWGANGITILVDEWMEKEQFPYKTCEIWQTGNVKKLLIDRGEESGYRWGLLQFYEKEGYVVQMFVASFIPKEEVLEIGKQIKIYEKDDFYEREKEKSINKKVTLGEKIEYPDYAKGCSLQVTDITFSEVEDEVHKIDGPVKKMEVTVKLQNTTDKLWEELPVYPVFYSPLMENEPPYDIKGGVSDSKYNGKYYVRLEPHSEKEVYFTFIVAEEGLEEGYLEFFGKDYLRLCE, encoded by the coding sequence TTGGAAAAGAATGGATTTAAAATCCTGCTGGAAACCATGTATGAATTGTATGAGCAGGGAATGTATCGGGTTGCCTATGGGGTTCTTCATAACAAGGAACAGGCAGAGGATGCGGTGCAGGATAGTTTTGAGAAACTTTTGAAATATTTACCGGAGATTGATGCTCCCGATAGTCCAAAAACACAAAAACTTGTTTTAAAAATAGTTCGAAACACAGCAATTGATCAGTATCGCAGGAACAATAAACAGAATGAATGGCTGTCTGAACAGGGGAAATGTGGAGAAGAGACAAGTACATTTATAAAATCCGTAGAGGACAGAGAGTTCCTTCAGCGATTATTGCAAGCGGTTCCAACTGAGTATAGGGAAATCATTAAATTGCGATGCTATTATGGATTTTCAGCAAAAGAGACAGGTAATATTTTAGGAATTAGTGAAGGAAATGTAAACAAAAGATTGGAGAGGGCACGAAAACTGATTGCTGACCGATTAGAATGGGAGGAGGAATTTGACAATGAAACAGGAAAAAAAGTTAGATCCGATAATGGAAAACTGGGACAAGAAATAGAAGAAGAGCAGTTTTGGAAAGAAGAACAAATACATGATTTTTCAAAAGATTATCAAAATAAAAAACAAAGATTATTGTCCTTGGCAGAAACAAATAGAGAGAAAAAAGTAATGTTTCATAACTGTGTGATTAGAAGAATTCTTCAAGCAGCAGCGGCAGTAATAATTGTAGTAGGAATTTCTTTTACCGTTTATGCAATGACGAAAAATGGAGAGGCAATTCAGGTAGAAATCGAAGAGGGAGCACAAACAATTTTTGTGGAAGTAGAGAGAAAGAAGGAATGTGCTGATGTAATTGCTGTTCCTGAGTATTTACCGGAAGGTTATGAAGTCTGGGATGAGGAAAAAGAAAAATATTCTCTTGGAAAATATTCTTTTGGAGGAGTTTGGGGAGCAAATGGTATTACAATTTTGGTAGATGAATGGATGGAAAAAGAACAATTTCCATATAAAACCTGTGAAATCTGGCAGACTGGAAATGTAAAAAAACTGCTGATTGATAGAGGAGAAGAATCAGGATATCGATGGGGTCTGCTTCAGTTTTATGAAAAAGAAGGGTATGTAGTGCAGATGTTTGTAGCTTCCTTTATTCCCAAAGAAGAAGTATTGGAAATAGGAAAGCAAATAAAAATTTATGAAAAAGATGATTTTTATGAAAGAGAAAAAGAGAAATCTATAAATAAAAAAGTTACTCTGGGAGAAAAAATAGAGTATCCGGATTATGCAAAAGGATGCAGCCTACAGGTGACGGATATTACATTTTCTGAGGTGGAAGATGAGGTACATAAGATAGATGGTCCGGTGAAGAAGATGGAAGTTACAGTGAAATTACAAAACACCACAGATAAGTTGTGGGAAGAACTTCCGGTATATCCGGTGTTTTACAGCCCACTTATGGAAAATGAACCGCCATACGATATTAAAGGAGGAGTTTCTGACAGCAAGTATAATGGAAAGTATTATGTAAGATTAGAACCACATTCAGAAAAAGAAGTGTATTTTACATTTATTGTTGCGGAAGAAGGATTGGAAGAAGGATATCTTGAATTTTTTGGAAAGGATTATTTAAGGCTTTGTGAATAG
- a CDS encoding AAA family ATPase — translation MEDNYREVKKAEPCLKLIHMDQVEVEEIEWLFYPFIPYGKVTIIQGDPGEGKTTVVLQIIAKLTKGEPILNEITEEETGVKPINVIYQTAEDGLGDTIKPRLLAAGADCSRVLVIDDQDQPLTMVDARLEEAIIQTKARLVVLDPIQGFLGAGVDMHRANEIRPLMKRISVLAEKYQCAIILIGHMNKNSNGKSSYRGLGSIDFQAAARSVLIVGRVKDEPEIRVICHVKSSLAPEGDAIAFRLDKEKGFHWIGKYDISAEDLLSGDGRGQKIRSAKEFLKEILANGSMEQAKIAEEAEERGIKKKTLWNAKKELQIDSVKIGNKWFWMLQEE, via the coding sequence ATGGAAGATAATTATAGAGAAGTAAAAAAGGCAGAACCATGCCTGAAATTGATCCACATGGATCAGGTTGAAGTGGAAGAAATCGAATGGCTCTTTTATCCCTTCATACCATACGGGAAGGTCACCATTATTCAGGGAGATCCTGGAGAGGGTAAGACCACCGTGGTGTTGCAGATCATTGCAAAATTAACAAAGGGAGAACCAATACTAAATGAGATAACTGAAGAAGAAACAGGTGTAAAGCCAATCAATGTGATTTATCAAACAGCTGAAGATGGATTGGGCGATACAATCAAACCAAGATTGTTAGCGGCAGGGGCAGATTGTTCTAGAGTCTTAGTGATTGATGACCAGGATCAGCCATTAACAATGGTAGATGCAAGGCTGGAAGAAGCGATTATTCAGACGAAAGCAAGACTTGTAGTATTAGATCCAATTCAAGGCTTTCTAGGGGCTGGTGTTGATATGCATAGGGCAAATGAGATTCGTCCATTGATGAAAAGAATTTCTGTATTAGCAGAGAAATATCAATGTGCCATTATTCTGATCGGTCATATGAATAAGAATAGTAATGGAAAATCATCCTATCGTGGATTGGGGTCTATTGACTTTCAAGCGGCAGCAAGAAGCGTATTGATTGTTGGAAGAGTGAAAGATGAACCGGAAATCCGAGTGATCTGTCATGTAAAGAGTTCTCTTGCTCCGGAAGGAGATGCTATCGCCTTTCGATTAGACAAAGAAAAAGGATTTCATTGGATTGGAAAATATGACATCAGTGCAGAGGATTTATTGTCTGGTGATGGACGAGGGCAAAAGATCCGAAGTGCGAAAGAATTTTTAAAAGAGATCTTAGCAAATGGATCAATGGAACAGGCAAAAATAGCGGAAGAAGCAGAAGAACGAGGAATTAAAAAGAAAACACTTTGGAATGCGAAGAAGGAATTACAGATTGATTCTGTGAAGATAGGAAATAAATGGTTCTGGATGTTACAAGAAGAGTAA
- the cas5 gene encoding CRISPR-associated protein Cas5, whose protein sequence is MEKAIRLQCFQNLANYRKPSSFIIKETFPLPPYSTVLGMIHAACEFTEFHPMKLSIQGTNAGTISELYTRYSFSSGSKYEEGRHQICIKDKENYGIFKGIANVELVCNNRMVIHIVPGEEDFQKVYESLKNPPKYLSLGRYEDILDIESVDIVNIFQEEEVTVKRDIYIPVDYETEEGEKLLENQSSTIYTLTKEYEITKQGMRRWKREGGRIRAYYIGAGETLEKAFIDDSGDEAAIIFA, encoded by the coding sequence ATGGAGAAGGCAATTAGATTACAGTGTTTTCAAAATTTGGCAAATTATCGGAAACCAAGTAGTTTTATTATAAAAGAAACGTTTCCATTACCACCCTATTCCACAGTTTTAGGAATGATTCATGCAGCGTGTGAATTTACAGAGTTTCATCCGATGAAATTAAGTATTCAAGGAACTAATGCGGGAACAATTTCTGAGTTGTATACGAGATATTCTTTTTCTTCTGGTTCCAAATATGAGGAAGGACGTCATCAGATTTGCATAAAAGATAAAGAAAACTATGGTATTTTTAAGGGGATTGCCAATGTAGAGTTGGTTTGTAATAATCGAATGGTTATTCATATTGTGCCGGGGGAAGAAGATTTTCAAAAAGTATATGAATCGCTGAAAAATCCGCCTAAATATCTTTCGCTTGGGAGATATGAAGATATTTTGGATATAGAAAGTGTGGATATTGTAAATATTTTTCAAGAGGAAGAAGTAACAGTGAAACGTGATATTTATATTCCAGTAGACTATGAGACGGAGGAGGGGGAAAAGCTTCTCGAAAATCAAAGTTCTACAATATATACTTTAACAAAGGAATATGAAATTACAAAACAAGGAATGCGTAGATGGAAACGTGAAGGTGGAAGAATAAGAGCGTATTATATAGGAGCTGGAGAAACACTAGAAAAAGCATTTATAGATGACTCTGGAGATGAAGCAGCAATTATATTTGCTTAG
- a CDS encoding Cas8a1 family CRISPR/Cas system-associated protein, with translation MLERFVITTGDFLKNAGIVGMWYMLEISAARDNIDYGISENEQELWIAKDFAIEADWTDMYFKAFVAGLGPFTVYERVLEKIYSCLQKIETEEWKPGKEIKEDLKFINDKLLSNSYQAGFENIKDQIEDVEIYLNLKKNKLSDKLEQQELKMRLQKLQRFLVQPLCKETFTMKSIIYTYINRFWDGKCFLLRANAKKDMRGLFEKEFSEPLRKYWGNDHKKAKDLCIDCGMPMDSKEKVSIAFMKEMADDLSRKKSAFWNCKVDAYLCPVCAYLYALSPLGFQLYANKFVFLNMNESIHSLISANQKSGKSKFLSEKKEEEKYSVWFSRNLNIVLSEKKREISNIQVILRGIQAEDKYICNNIGKEVLSILEKEKVSDALNYLGKHPFIKLNGDFFNVHEVVVMNVLNYQNQYTLLNRLMKEAIENEGILFAAYWVYVVQVWARLVRCGKDKERNITMGQKTMRNNGYNLRKAIMEAKGVTKDDCLRGTIYQLLNALSVKDTGKFIDIVIRLYSSTKLLMPDGFVDMLYGKEVFQELGYAFVLGLKGSCWNNKLEDKKEEK, from the coding sequence ATGTTGGAACGCTTTGTTATTACAACCGGTGATTTTTTAAAAAATGCAGGAATTGTAGGTATGTGGTATATGCTGGAAATTTCAGCGGCTAGAGATAATATAGATTATGGAATTTCGGAAAATGAACAGGAGTTGTGGATTGCAAAGGATTTTGCAATAGAAGCAGACTGGACAGATATGTATTTTAAAGCATTTGTTGCAGGTTTGGGACCGTTTACTGTTTATGAGAGAGTGTTGGAGAAAATCTACAGTTGTCTACAGAAGATAGAAACAGAAGAATGGAAGCCGGGAAAAGAAATAAAAGAAGATCTTAAATTTATCAATGATAAGTTGTTGTCTAATAGTTACCAGGCGGGATTTGAAAATATAAAAGATCAGATTGAGGATGTGGAGATATATTTAAATTTAAAGAAGAATAAGTTGAGTGATAAGTTGGAACAACAGGAATTAAAAATGCGGCTACAGAAGCTTCAACGATTTTTAGTGCAGCCATTATGCAAAGAAACATTTACAATGAAAAGTATTATATATACATATATTAACAGGTTTTGGGATGGTAAATGTTTTTTGCTTCGAGCAAATGCAAAAAAGGATATGCGAGGATTATTTGAGAAAGAATTTTCTGAACCACTTCGTAAGTATTGGGGGAACGATCATAAAAAGGCAAAAGACCTTTGTATTGATTGTGGTATGCCTATGGATTCTAAGGAAAAAGTATCTATCGCATTTATGAAAGAGATGGCAGATGATTTGTCAAGAAAGAAATCAGCTTTCTGGAACTGTAAGGTAGATGCATATTTGTGTCCGGTATGTGCATATTTGTATGCTCTAAGCCCATTAGGATTTCAATTATATGCAAATAAATTTGTTTTTTTGAATATGAATGAAAGTATCCATAGTTTAATATCAGCAAATCAAAAGAGTGGTAAGAGTAAATTCTTATCTGAAAAGAAAGAGGAAGAAAAATATTCCGTTTGGTTTTCACGAAATTTAAACATAGTTCTTTCGGAAAAGAAAAGGGAGATATCTAATATCCAAGTAATATTAAGAGGAATACAGGCAGAAGACAAATACATTTGCAACAATATTGGAAAGGAAGTATTGTCTATACTGGAGAAAGAAAAAGTGAGTGATGCATTAAATTACCTTGGAAAACATCCGTTTATTAAATTAAATGGTGATTTTTTTAATGTTCATGAGGTTGTAGTTATGAATGTTTTAAACTATCAAAATCAATATACTTTATTAAATCGATTGATGAAAGAAGCGATTGAAAATGAGGGAATATTGTTTGCTGCATATTGGGTATATGTTGTTCAAGTATGGGCGAGACTTGTCAGATGTGGAAAAGATAAGGAAAGGAACATTACTATGGGTCAAAAAACTATGAGAAATAATGGCTATAATTTACGAAAAGCTATTATGGAAGCTAAAGGAGTAACAAAAGACGACTGTTTAAGAGGAACGATTTATCAGCTTTTGAATGCGTTGTCTGTAAAAGATACGGGTAAATTTATAGATATTGTAATAAGATTGTATAGTTCTACGAAACTATTGATGCCGGATGGATTTGTGGATATGTTATATGGAAAAGAAGTATTTCAAGAGTTGGGGTATGCATTTGTGCTTGGACTAAAGGGAAGTTGTTGGAATAATAAATTAGAAGATAAGAAGGAGGAAAAATAG
- the cas6 gene encoding CRISPR-associated endoribonuclease Cas6 codes for MFQLKLDFTLEKPELPLELDRLLVSFIKASTSNYSTELYESLYDKTKSVIKPFAFSYYLPGGRFKDDKILLQETRFSMFFSNADLAQMILFFNSFKMMKFQHYPIKNNSMTLTSVRTRKLREIKETEVIIKLQSSLIVRRHEVETNKDYYYTCDDSEFENVLKENINFFLQKLSIPISTDGFGILPIKGKKIVVNVFGRKVDASIGVYKLCGSPELLNLLYQAGMGTRRSEGHGKFEIIW; via the coding sequence ATGTTTCAGTTGAAATTAGACTTCACTTTAGAAAAACCGGAACTTCCGCTGGAGCTAGATCGTTTGTTGGTTAGCTTTATAAAAGCATCTACAAGTAATTATTCTACAGAATTATATGAGTCATTATACGATAAGACAAAGTCAGTAATTAAACCTTTTGCTTTTTCTTATTATCTTCCAGGGGGAAGATTTAAAGATGATAAAATATTGCTTCAAGAGACTCGGTTTAGTATGTTTTTTTCTAATGCGGATTTGGCACAGATGATATTATTTTTTAATTCGTTTAAAATGATGAAATTTCAGCACTATCCGATAAAGAACAATTCGATGACATTAACGAGTGTTCGGACGCGAAAACTTCGAGAAATCAAAGAAACAGAAGTTATTATTAAGCTACAAAGTTCTTTGATTGTAAGAAGGCATGAGGTAGAGACAAATAAAGATTATTACTATACATGTGATGACTCAGAATTCGAAAATGTATTAAAGGAAAACATTAATTTCTTTTTGCAGAAGTTATCTATCCCGATATCAACAGATGGATTTGGAATTTTACCTATTAAGGGAAAAAAGATTGTGGTAAATGTTTTTGGAAGAAAAGTAGATGCTAGCATTGGTGTTTATAAATTGTGTGGAAGTCCGGAACTTTTGAATTTGTTATACCAAGCAGGAATGGGGACGCGCAGATCTGAAGGACACGGGAAGTTTGAAATTATATGGTAG
- a CDS encoding helix-turn-helix domain-containing protein has protein sequence MNFNEKLIELRKSKGLSQDELGNALGVSRQTISKWELAQSYPDFQRLVLLSDYFGLSLDALVKDIDVQDVRSKNLSEKQLSSIYEDISSAKSTIKTVINIFCVIGVVGLTLAILAGIFWG, from the coding sequence ATGAATTTTAATGAAAAACTCATAGAGCTTCGTAAGTCAAAAGGTTTATCACAAGATGAACTTGGTAATGCATTAGGTGTATCAAGACAAACAATATCTAAGTGGGAGCTGGCTCAAAGTTATCCCGATTTTCAAAGACTTGTTTTGTTGAGTGATTATTTTGGATTATCACTTGACGCACTTGTAAAGGATATTGATGTACAAGACGTTAGAAGTAAAAATTTAAGTGAAAAACAACTATCTTCTATTTATGAGGATATAAGTTCTGCAAAATCAACAATAAAAACAGTTATAAACATATTTTGTGTTATTGGAGTAGTAGGACTTACACTTGCTATTTTAGCAGGTATATTTTGGGGATAG
- a CDS encoding plasmid mobilization protein — protein MSEKNRDNKNRWRNVTIAFRMSPEENKELDLRVKICGYQTRQEYIIESVLHQKVTAVGNPLMLVQFRKQLRGIEEELKRLTTLEDADEELFTPIRTMLEILNAFAEERNYERRKKEKAQK, from the coding sequence ATGAGTGAAAAAAATAGGGATAACAAGAATCGGTGGCGTAATGTGACCATAGCGTTTCGAATGTCTCCGGAAGAAAATAAAGAGCTAGATTTAAGAGTAAAGATTTGTGGATACCAGACGAGACAAGAATATATCATTGAAAGTGTTTTACATCAAAAAGTCACAGCAGTAGGAAATCCGTTGATGTTAGTACAGTTTAGAAAACAGCTTCGAGGGATTGAAGAGGAACTAAAAAGGTTAACTACATTAGAGGATGCCGATGAAGAGTTGTTTACACCTATTCGAACAATGTTGGAGATATTAAATGCATTTGCAGAAGAAAGAAACTATGAAAGAAGGAAAAAAGAAAAAGCCCAGAAATAA
- a CDS encoding DUF2500 domain-containing protein has product MFELINVMFPVMFIIVVGIIIFSLVQGIITWNKNNQSPRLTVPVVVVAKRENITHHQHANAGDSSGAHGFHTTTSTSYYVTFQVESGDRIELCVSGTEYGMLVEGDTGRLTFQGTRYLSFER; this is encoded by the coding sequence ATGTTTGAGTTGATAAACGTTATGTTTCCAGTCATGTTTATTATTGTGGTTGGTATTATTATTTTCTCTTTGGTGCAGGGAATTATCACATGGAATAAGAATAATCAGTCACCTAGATTAACAGTGCCAGTTGTCGTTGTTGCAAAGCGAGAAAACATTACACATCATCAACATGCAAATGCAGGTGATTCGAGCGGTGCACACGGATTCCATACTACAACAAGCACTTCATATTATGTGACATTTCAGGTGGAAAGTGGAGACAGAATAGAGCTTTGCGTTTCTGGAACAGAATATGGAATGCTTGTAGAAGGTGATACTGGCAGACTGACTTTTCAAGGAACGAGATATTTGTCGTTTGAACGATAA
- a CDS encoding plasmid recombination protein, whose protein sequence is MTGKGSLNHNSRKFHAKNTDPNRTHWNVEYCNEDIKDVYHELFDDALKRYNDKQTRKDRKIDDYYEKIRSGKQEKLFHEVILQIGDKDNMGSETMEGQLAAKILDEYMKEFQERNPTLRVFAAHLHLDEATPHLHIDFIPYVTGSKRGLDTRVSLKQALSSLGFKGGSRSETELNQWVQSEKEKLAMVMRENEIEWDQKGTHEPHLSVLDYKKKVREQEVEELTEHKNLLEHDLHDISECVDEIQKEKEQAEKERDAVIKKTEVLEKRFSALNSKAGLVDSHAREYGYYPEEWLPEAGTLESAKSYRKRIFPLVKKVANMIQALYSKHLELKSKNQKLSDRTLDLENRVDRLREEISVIKKENVALLNVTYDMDRVVAVLGENKIKEAIEVAKHLEQANAKQKIKKRRTERGGR, encoded by the coding sequence ATGACAGGAAAAGGCTCCCTGAACCATAATAGTAGAAAATTTCATGCAAAGAATACGGATCCGAACAGAACCCATTGGAACGTTGAATATTGTAATGAAGATATCAAAGACGTATATCATGAATTATTTGACGACGCCTTGAAGCGTTACAATGATAAACAGACTCGAAAAGATCGTAAGATAGATGATTACTACGAAAAGATACGTTCCGGGAAACAAGAAAAATTATTTCATGAGGTTATCCTTCAGATCGGTGATAAAGACAATATGGGATCAGAAACGATGGAAGGACAACTTGCTGCAAAAATATTAGATGAATACATGAAAGAATTTCAAGAACGGAATCCTACGTTGCGAGTATTTGCTGCTCATCTGCATTTAGACGAAGCAACCCCACATCTGCATATTGATTTTATTCCCTATGTTACAGGAAGTAAGCGAGGACTTGATACAAGAGTATCTTTAAAACAAGCCTTATCGTCATTAGGATTTAAAGGTGGATCAAGAAGTGAGACGGAGTTAAATCAATGGGTGCAATCGGAAAAGGAAAAACTAGCCATGGTCATGAGAGAAAATGAGATAGAATGGGATCAGAAAGGAACTCATGAACCACATCTTTCTGTATTGGATTACAAGAAAAAGGTTCGAGAACAGGAAGTAGAAGAATTAACGGAACATAAGAATTTATTGGAACATGATTTGCATGATATCAGTGAATGTGTGGATGAGATCCAAAAGGAAAAAGAACAGGCAGAAAAAGAGAGAGATGCGGTAATTAAAAAGACAGAAGTGTTAGAAAAACGATTTTCTGCACTAAATTCAAAAGCTGGACTTGTTGACTCACATGCACGTGAGTATGGATATTATCCGGAAGAATGGCTGCCAGAAGCCGGAACTTTAGAGTCTGCAAAATCTTACAGGAAGAGAATATTTCCTTTGGTGAAAAAAGTTGCGAACATGATACAGGCATTGTATAGCAAACATTTAGAACTGAAAAGCAAAAATCAAAAGCTATCAGATCGAACCCTGGATCTTGAAAATCGTGTGGATCGGTTGAGAGAGGAAATATCTGTTATAAAGAAAGAAAATGTAGCTTTGTTAAATGTAACATATGATATGGATCGGGTTGTAGCTGTTTTGGGAGAAAATAAGATCAAGGAAGCAATAGAAGTGGCAAAACATTTGGAACAGGCAAATGCAAAACAAAAAATCAAGAAGAGACGAACAGAGAGGGGCGGTAGATAA
- a CDS encoding TfoX/Sxy family protein, which produces MASSKEYLEFILGQLSELEEITYRAMMGEFIIYYRGKIVGGIYDDRLLVKPVKSAISYMPTAPYELPYEGAKEMLLVDEVDNKEFLAGLFNAMYDELPNSKPKKKK; this is translated from the coding sequence ATGGCATCAAGCAAGGAATATTTAGAGTTTATTTTAGGGCAGTTATCTGAGTTAGAAGAAATTACTTATCGAGCTATGATGGGAGAATTTATTATCTATTATCGTGGCAAGATTGTAGGTGGTATCTATGATGATAGATTGCTTGTTAAACCAGTGAAATCGGCAATTAGTTATATGCCGACAGCTCCGTATGAATTACCCTATGAGGGAGCAAAAGAAATGTTGTTGGTAGATGAAGTTGATAATAAGGAATTTTTAGCAGGATTATTTAATGCTATGTATGATGAGTTACCAAATTCAAAACCGAAAAAGAAGAAATAA
- a CDS encoding site-specific integrase, with amino-acid sequence MTVIKNQKSNTYEVRTYYKDWTGVRKQKTKRGFKRKCDAQEWERAFKLKENLSLDMYFEDFVDLYLNDIKSRIKYNTWLTKKHIVEKKILPYFSKKKLQEIKPSDIRQWQNTMMNYRNKQGEGYSQVYLKTIHNQLSAILNHAVNFYDLKSNAARKAGSMGKERTKEMLFWTKEEYMKFIEAVADKPISFYAFEILYWCGVRMGELLALTPADFDFQACTIRINKSYQRLEGKDIITDPKTVKSNRMITMPEFLSEELEAYIGMLYGLNENDRIFQISKSYLHHEMDRGVKLSGVKRIRIHDLRHSHVSLLINMGYSAVAIGERVGHESVEITYRYAHLFPTIQTEMAENLNQEREEYLDE; translated from the coding sequence TTGACAGTAATCAAAAACCAAAAGTCAAATACTTACGAGGTAAGAACCTATTATAAGGACTGGACCGGCGTAAGAAAGCAGAAGACGAAAAGGGGATTTAAACGCAAATGTGATGCCCAGGAATGGGAAAGAGCGTTTAAATTAAAGGAGAATTTGAGTCTGGATATGTATTTTGAAGATTTTGTAGATCTTTATCTGAATGATATCAAATCCAGAATCAAATATAATACCTGGCTGACGAAAAAGCATATTGTAGAAAAAAAGATTCTCCCATATTTTTCGAAAAAGAAGTTGCAGGAAATAAAACCTTCCGATATTCGACAGTGGCAGAACACCATGATGAACTATCGAAATAAACAAGGAGAAGGCTATTCACAGGTCTATCTAAAGACCATCCATAATCAGCTGAGTGCAATTTTGAATCATGCAGTTAATTTCTATGATTTGAAAAGCAATGCTGCACGCAAGGCAGGATCTATGGGAAAAGAAAGAACAAAAGAGATGCTTTTCTGGACAAAAGAAGAGTATATGAAGTTCATTGAAGCGGTGGCGGATAAGCCAATCTCCTTTTATGCATTTGAAATCTTATATTGGTGTGGAGTGCGTATGGGAGAGTTGTTAGCACTGACACCGGCAGATTTCGATTTTCAGGCTTGTACTATCCGGATCAATAAGTCTTATCAAAGATTAGAGGGGAAGGATATTATTACGGATCCTAAGACTGTGAAGAGTAATCGTATGATCACCATGCCGGAATTTTTAAGCGAAGAATTAGAAGCGTATATAGGAATGCTGTATGGTTTAAATGAAAATGACAGGATATTCCAAATTTCAAAAAGCTATCTTCATCATGAAATGGATCGTGGTGTGAAGTTGTCAGGAGTGAAGAGAATACGAATCCATGATTTACGACATTCTCACGTGTCATTGTTGATTAATATGGGATATTCTGCGGTGGCAATTGGAGAAAGGGTAGGGCATGAAAGTGTGGAAATCACATATCGATATGCGCATTTATTCCCGACAATCCAAACAGAAATGGCGGAAAATCTAAATCAGGAAAGAGAGGAATATCTGGATGAGTGA